The sequence below is a genomic window from Gemmatimonadota bacterium.
ATCTGGACGCGCAGGCAGCCGCAGCCCGCGACTGCTGCGTAGGGGCCGGGTCCGGCCCCGGGTACCGCCCCGGGCGCCCACCGGGCGCGTCCGAAGCCGACTAAAGATGTCGAATCGGCTGGCAGGCGCGCAACACCCCGCTGGAACACCCCTGTAACGTTGAAATAGAAGGGCCCTACCCTGAATGAAGTAGAAAAGCCCCCCTTCGGGATCTGTTCGCTACGTTGCGAGCGGACCCTAATCCCGGAGAGAGGACGTGTTGAGCTTGAGCCAGAGAGATCGAGATCGATTGGTGGTGCTGCACCAGATCCAGCAAGGACAACTCACGGTGAGCGAAGGGGCACGGTGCGTCGGAGCCGGTCGCGCGGAGGCGCGCCACGTCTTTTGCCGGACCCGATTCTAAGAATACCCCGGCCGGCGGCGGGACGATCCCGCGTCGAGCTTCTTGGGCCGATCGGGCGGCACCCTCTGAACCCCCCGCTTGTCGGTCCGCTTCCTGCGTCTTATCCTTAACGCCTGCGCTCGTGCAACCGGCGGGAACGTGTACGCTCGTTTGGGCGGGAGTAGCGCCGGGTGCACGGGCGCAGATGAAGCGCCCGGGCCGCCCGGGCGCGCTGTTTCTCGGGGCCTTCCTCTCATGCAGTCACGGATTCTGACGCTGTTCCGCGAGCATTTCGGCGCGCCCGGCGAGTCGCTGCGGCCGCTCCATCAGGACGGCTCGAACCGCCGCTACTTCCGCGTCACGGCGGCGGATGGCCGCACTGCCATCGGCGTAGTGGGCCCCAATCCCGACGAGAATCGCGCCTTTCTTTCCTACTCCCGTGCTTTCCGAAGCATTGGCCTGCCCGTCCCTGAGATCTACCGGGTGGACGAGGCAGCGGGCGTTTACCTCGAGGAGGACCTGGGCGATACTACGCTATTCGAGGCGCTCACCGCGGCGCGGGCCGAGGAGGCCGGTGGCTTGCCGGAATCGGTCCTGCCCGCATACCGCCGAGTGCTGGCGCTGCTGCCGCGCTTCCAGATCGAGGGCGGGCGCGCCGTGGACTACGGCGTCGCCTACCCCCACTCGGCTTTCGACCGGAAGTCGATCCTCTGGGACCTGAACTATTTCAAGTACCATTTCCTGCAGCTCGCGCACATCCCTTTCAACGAGTCGCGTCTCGAGGAGGACTTCCACCGCCTGGCCGATTACCTGCTGGGCGCGGACACCAGGCACTTCCTGTATCGGGATTTCCAATCGCGGAACATCATGCTGCGGGACGGCGAGCCCTGGTTTATCGACTACCAGGGCGGCCGGCGGGGCGCGCTACAGTATGACATTGCTTCGCTGCTCTACGACGCCAAGGCGGCCATCCCGGACGACGTGCGGGAGCTGCTGCTGGACGAGTACCTGGACCTTCTGGCGGAGCGCCTGCCCGTGGAGCGCGACGAGTTCCACGAGCAGTACCGCGGCTATGTGCTGGTGCGCATCATGCAGGCCATGGGCGCCTACGGCTACCGCGGCTTTTTCGAGCGCAAGACGCACTTCCTGCAGAGCGTGCCGCACGCGGTGCGCAACATCGAGCGGATTCTCGAGGAGCAACTGCTGCCCGTGCGGCTGCCGGAGATCGAGGCCGTCTTCGACCGCATCACCAACACCCCCAGCTTGCGGGGCGACACGGAGCGGCTGCCGCCCGGGCTCACCGTGCATATCGGCAGCTTCAGCTACAAGGCGGGCTACCCTCAGGACGCGACCGGCCACGGCGGCGGCTTCGTCTTCGACTGCCGGGGCGTGCCCAATCCGGGGCGCAACCCGGAGTTTGCCGGCCTGTGCGGGTTGGACGGCGTGGTGGTGGAGTTCCTCGAGTCGAAGCCGGAGGCGACGGCGTTCTGGGACAATGTTCGCGGCCTGATCGATGCCCAGATCGAAGCCTACACGCGCCGCGGCTTCACCAGCCTGAGCGTCGACTTCGGCTGCACGGGCGGCCAGCACCGCTCCGTTTACTTCGCGGACCGGCTGGCCCGCCACCTCCGCCAGCGCTTCCCCAAGGTCAACGTCCGGGTGAGCCACCGCGAGGAGCCGGCCTGGGCCGAGGCGCGCAGCCGCTCGGGCGAGGCGGCGTAGGGCGCCTTACCGTAAATGGATGCCATGATCTTCGCCGCCGGGCTGGGCACCCGGCTGCGGCCGCTCACCGACCACGCCCCCAAGGCGCTCATTCCCGTGGGCGGCGTCCCCATGCTCGAGCGGGTCGCGCGCCGGCTGGTGGACGCGGGCGCGGACCGTCTGGTCATCAACACGCACCGCCACTCCGAGCAGATCGAGGCGTTCGTCGCCGAGCGCGGGGGCTTTGGCGCCGAGGTCGTGTTTTCCCGCGAGCCGGACCGCCCCCTCGAGACCGGCGGCGGACTGCTGCAAGCCGCGGCGCTGCTCCGCCGCGACGCGCCTTTTCTCCTGCACAATGTGGACGTGCTGACCGACCTGCCGCTGCGCGAGCT
It includes:
- a CDS encoding phosphotransferase, yielding MQSRILTLFREHFGAPGESLRPLHQDGSNRRYFRVTAADGRTAIGVVGPNPDENRAFLSYSRAFRSIGLPVPEIYRVDEAAGVYLEEDLGDTTLFEALTAARAEEAGGLPESVLPAYRRVLALLPRFQIEGGRAVDYGVAYPHSAFDRKSILWDLNYFKYHFLQLAHIPFNESRLEEDFHRLADYLLGADTRHFLYRDFQSRNIMLRDGEPWFIDYQGGRRGALQYDIASLLYDAKAAIPDDVRELLLDEYLDLLAERLPVERDEFHEQYRGYVLVRIMQAMGAYGYRGFFERKTHFLQSVPHAVRNIERILEEQLLPVRLPEIEAVFDRITNTPSLRGDTERLPPGLTVHIGSFSYKAGYPQDATGHGGGFVFDCRGVPNPGRNPEFAGLCGLDGVVVEFLESKPEATAFWDNVRGLIDAQIEAYTRRGFTSLSVDFGCTGGQHRSVYFADRLARHLRQRFPKVNVRVSHREEPAWAEARSRSGEAA